The Methanocellales archaeon genome has a window encoding:
- a CDS encoding MFS transporter — protein MKKFFEGISINIILLGIVSFLVDASSEMIMPLLPMFIIALGGTGLVIGLIGGLGDSISSVLTVFAGYWSDRFGKRKPFVFSGYATSAISKMLLALSITWQHVFLFRSLERAGKGLRTAPRDAIIADSAINMRGKAFGIHRAMDTGGAIIGSMLAFILFWSFNLKFRTIFLIAAAIAFLSLLPLPFVTERKSKVSIGSMKFSLKALPGSFRLFIIVATVFALGNFSYMFFILRAQQFFQTRMAIALPILLYVWFNIVYTTFSIPSGALSDKVGRKNVLTLGYSLFGFTCLGFALFSSLPSLIALFGLYGLVYALVDGNQRAFTADFVEEELRGTALGTFHASIGIAALPSSLIAGLLWDFVGSTATFYYGCVLSLVSTGLFVLFFKEVRS, from the coding sequence ATGAAAAAGTTCTTTGAAGGAATCAGCATCAACATCATACTATTGGGCATAGTCAGCTTTCTAGTAGATGCAAGCAGTGAAATGATAATGCCCCTCCTGCCGATGTTCATAATTGCCCTTGGTGGTACCGGGCTGGTGATCGGTCTTATTGGTGGCTTGGGGGATAGCATATCGAGCGTACTAACGGTATTTGCTGGTTACTGGTCAGATAGATTTGGAAAAAGAAAGCCATTCGTCTTTTCCGGCTATGCGACGTCTGCCATATCCAAAATGCTTCTTGCGCTCTCCATCACCTGGCAACACGTCTTTTTATTTAGGTCTTTAGAGAGAGCTGGCAAGGGGCTGAGGACAGCACCAAGAGATGCAATAATTGCAGATTCAGCCATAAACATGAGGGGCAAGGCATTCGGCATTCACAGGGCAATGGACACAGGTGGTGCAATTATCGGCTCGATGCTTGCTTTTATTCTATTTTGGTCTTTCAATTTGAAATTTAGGACGATATTCCTAATAGCTGCTGCCATAGCATTCTTATCCCTCTTACCGCTCCCATTTGTGACGGAAAGAAAAAGTAAAGTTAGCATAGGATCTATGAAGTTCAGTTTAAAAGCATTGCCTGGATCGTTCCGCTTGTTTATAATTGTAGCCACAGTATTTGCACTCGGCAACTTCTCGTACATGTTTTTCATATTAAGGGCACAGCAATTTTTCCAGACAAGAATGGCTATAGCTCTGCCCATTCTGTTGTACGTATGGTTTAACATCGTCTACACGACATTTTCTATTCCAAGCGGTGCACTCTCCGATAAGGTCGGGAGAAAAAATGTTCTTACGCTAGGCTATTCATTATTTGGATTTACTTGCTTGGGGTTTGCTCTATTTTCCTCGTTGCCTTCCCTCATTGCCCTCTTTGGACTTTATGGCCTAGTATATGCGTTAGTTGACGGAAACCAGCGAGCCTTTACAGCAGATTTTGTCGAAGAAGAGTTAAGGGGAACCGCATTAGGGACTTTTCATGCATCCATCGGCATAGCTGCCCTACCTTCCTCTTTAATCGCCGGATTACTATGGGATTTTGTGGGATCAACAGCAACGTTTTACTATGGATGTGTTTTATCCCTTGTGAGCACTGGTCTGTTCG
- the rqcH gene encoding ribosome rescue protein RqcH, with protein sequence MKDKMTSVDVAVAVAELQMLVGAKLDKVYQHEDEIRLKMYVARERQDLLIKAGMLIFLTKYPRPSMKIAPSYSMLLRKHLSGGRITSIEQYDFDRVIEIHVQRGDSKRILIAELLPKGNIILLSEDRKIILPLTTRSLRSREIRRGEQYAFPPSQKSPIEITESELKALFEGSDKDLVRTLSSELNMGGLYAEEVCLRAGVDKNTPARDLSGDQLQIIHNALRELFEPISSGKLRPHIVFANGEEVDALPFELYQYADHEKVYFDSFNEALDEFFSRKAIKSAGSIKDEKLVLLERTSHQQELAIEEFKNEEKECIKKAETIYARYQDIERIFKAIQDARRKGSSWKEIKSTIEGGIDEAVGMLTIELDGALVALDIQMSIPQNAQGYYQRAKKIRKKLEGAERALEKTKKDIEQARSREIEPKNAPQRRIRQREHWYDRFRHFTSSEGFLVIGGRDASTNEEIVKKHMEAGDVFFHTQAHGAPVVIIKADGRGVHSSTLEEAAQFAVSYSSVWVAGHYFGDCYWVRPEQVSKTPPPGEYLPKGSFMIRGKRNYMKAPVGIAIGVEINEETRLMGGPPSAIKKSSKYLVEIEPGDLDQNQVAKEISKIFFQKADEKDKFLIKSIAAPNCILKFLPPGKSKVKIS encoded by the coding sequence ATGAAAGACAAAATGACTAGCGTGGACGTAGCAGTCGCTGTGGCAGAGCTACAAATGTTGGTCGGCGCAAAATTGGACAAGGTCTATCAACACGAAGATGAGATTCGGCTAAAGATGTACGTCGCTAGGGAGCGCCAGGACTTATTGATAAAAGCTGGCATGTTGATATTCCTGACCAAATATCCTCGCCCTAGCATGAAGATCGCGCCAAGTTATTCGATGTTGCTTCGAAAGCACTTGAGCGGGGGGCGAATTACATCTATAGAGCAATATGATTTCGACCGAGTCATCGAAATACATGTCCAACGGGGTGACTCGAAGAGAATACTCATAGCAGAATTGCTTCCCAAAGGAAACATAATACTGCTGAGCGAAGATCGGAAAATCATACTGCCCCTGACGACGCGGAGTTTGCGCAGTAGGGAAATTCGGCGTGGTGAGCAATATGCTTTTCCGCCGTCCCAGAAGAGCCCGATAGAGATAACGGAAAGCGAGCTGAAAGCTTTGTTTGAAGGGTCCGATAAGGATCTGGTCAGGACCCTTTCATCTGAGCTGAATATGGGTGGTCTCTATGCAGAGGAGGTCTGTCTCCGTGCGGGAGTGGACAAAAATACGCCAGCCAGAGATCTGTCAGGAGATCAGTTGCAGATAATTCACAATGCACTGCGCGAATTATTCGAGCCGATTTCATCTGGTAAATTAAGACCCCACATAGTCTTCGCCAACGGAGAAGAAGTCGATGCGCTCCCATTTGAGTTGTATCAATATGCAGATCATGAGAAGGTATACTTTGACTCTTTTAATGAAGCACTGGATGAGTTTTTCTCTCGAAAGGCGATAAAAAGTGCAGGGTCGATCAAGGATGAAAAATTGGTCCTGTTAGAGCGAACGTCACATCAGCAAGAGCTTGCGATCGAAGAATTCAAGAATGAAGAGAAGGAGTGCATAAAGAAGGCCGAGACAATCTATGCCCGATATCAGGACATAGAGCGCATTTTTAAAGCCATTCAGGATGCTAGGAGAAAAGGCTCCTCTTGGAAAGAGATTAAGTCCACAATTGAGGGGGGAATCGATGAGGCAGTTGGCATGCTGACGATCGAGCTGGATGGGGCGCTTGTCGCACTTGACATTCAAATGAGCATCCCCCAAAACGCCCAAGGATATTATCAACGAGCTAAAAAAATCAGAAAAAAGCTTGAAGGTGCTGAAAGAGCGTTAGAGAAAACAAAAAAGGACATTGAGCAGGCAAGATCACGTGAAATTGAGCCGAAGAATGCACCTCAGCGAAGAATTCGCCAGAGAGAACACTGGTATGACCGATTCAGACATTTCACGTCTTCAGAAGGTTTTCTTGTCATCGGCGGACGAGATGCAAGCACGAACGAGGAGATCGTCAAAAAGCACATGGAAGCCGGTGATGTATTCTTCCATACGCAAGCGCATGGTGCACCCGTCGTCATCATAAAGGCGGATGGAAGGGGGGTTCATAGTTCGACACTTGAAGAGGCAGCTCAATTTGCCGTCTCTTATTCCAGCGTCTGGGTGGCTGGACACTATTTCGGGGATTGTTATTGGGTGCGTCCAGAACAGGTTTCAAAGACTCCTCCACCTGGGGAGTATCTGCCAAAAGGGAGTTTTATGATCAGGGGGAAAAGAAACTATATGAAAGCACCAGTCGGGATAGCGATCGGAGTCGAGATAAATGAGGAGACAAGGCTGATGGGAGGCCCCCCCAGTGCAATAAAGAAGAGTTCAAAGTACCTCGTAGAAATAGAGCCAGGCGATCTGGACCAAAATCAAGTTGCGAAGGAGATATCAAAGATATTTTTCCAAAAGGCAGATGAAAAAGATAAATTTTTAATTAAATCTATAGCAGCCCCCAATTGCATCTTGAAATTCCTCCCTCCAGGAAAGTCAAAGGTCAAGATTTCTTAG
- a CDS encoding ribosome biogenesis/translation initiation ATPase RLI has translation MRIAIIDKDRCQPRKCTHECLRFCPRVRTGDETVTMGDDGKPVISEELCVGCGICVKKCPFGSISIIRLQEELRERETHRYGANGFALYGLPIPQEGSVIGILGQNGIGKTTAIRILAGDLKPNLGGEDVPWDDIISHYKGSVLQEYMRRISRNEVLVSQKPQRIDLIANKDDYVRELLPDGRGIDALTARLDIDHILDRRIGDVSGGELQRIAIARCISKDADFYFFDEITPYLDIHQRIKAANLIREFSKECTVVIVEHDLAILDLLADAVHIVYGTPGAYGVITHPKGVRVGINEYLRGFLPEENVRIRAEEVKFEVHAPRVQKEAFILAKFDGFRKQYPNFTLDVEGGDIRRGEVMGIVGPNATGKTTFSKILAGLIKPDVGNIDLDLKISYKPQYLKGDQKIRVDQFLRSITDRFDSSYYKTEISRPLQLERLLDQNLADLSGGELQRVAIAACLSRSADLYILDEPSAHLDIEQRALATSMIRRFAENNDVGVLVVDHDIYMIDLLSDGLMVFEGEPGVHGHALGPFEMREGMNCFLKKVDITFRRDEESKRPRVNKIGSKLDREQKAKGEYYYQEI, from the coding sequence ATGAGAATTGCGATTATAGATAAAGATCGATGTCAACCTCGAAAATGCACCCATGAATGTCTGAGATTTTGCCCTAGGGTGCGGACGGGAGATGAGACGGTGACCATGGGTGACGATGGAAAACCCGTGATCTCTGAAGAACTATGCGTGGGATGTGGCATATGTGTCAAGAAGTGTCCATTTGGCTCAATCTCAATCATCCGATTGCAAGAGGAACTTAGGGAGAGGGAAACGCATAGATACGGGGCAAATGGTTTCGCTCTATACGGACTGCCCATACCCCAAGAGGGTAGTGTCATTGGCATATTAGGTCAAAATGGTATCGGAAAAACAACTGCTATACGGATACTAGCTGGGGATCTAAAACCAAATTTAGGGGGTGAGGACGTTCCATGGGATGATATCATCTCTCACTACAAAGGATCGGTGTTACAAGAATATATGCGAAGGATTTCCAGAAACGAGGTTCTAGTTTCACAAAAACCACAGCGCATCGATCTTATTGCAAACAAGGACGATTATGTCCGTGAGTTGCTACCAGACGGTCGAGGGATAGATGCTCTGACGGCTCGGCTGGACATCGATCATATACTAGACAGGAGAATTGGTGATGTCAGCGGAGGAGAACTGCAGAGGATTGCCATAGCGAGGTGCATAAGCAAGGACGCTGATTTCTACTTCTTTGATGAGATTACGCCTTACTTGGACATACACCAGCGTATCAAAGCCGCCAATCTAATTCGAGAGTTTTCCAAGGAGTGCACAGTAGTAATTGTTGAACATGATTTGGCTATTTTGGATCTGCTGGCTGATGCAGTGCACATCGTATATGGAACCCCAGGAGCATACGGTGTCATCACACATCCGAAAGGAGTCAGGGTGGGCATCAATGAGTACCTGCGAGGATTTTTACCGGAGGAAAATGTCAGGATTCGTGCTGAGGAGGTTAAATTCGAAGTCCATGCACCAAGGGTACAAAAGGAGGCTTTTATCCTTGCAAAATTTGATGGGTTCAGGAAGCAATACCCCAATTTCACATTAGACGTAGAGGGAGGGGACATTCGAAGGGGTGAGGTCATGGGCATTGTGGGCCCAAATGCCACTGGTAAGACCACATTCTCTAAAATACTTGCGGGATTGATCAAGCCAGATGTTGGCAACATAGATCTGGACCTGAAGATATCCTATAAGCCACAATACCTCAAGGGAGATCAAAAGATAAGGGTCGATCAATTCCTTCGCTCTATAACGGATCGATTTGACTCCAGTTACTACAAAACCGAAATCAGCAGACCGCTTCAACTTGAGCGTTTATTAGACCAGAACTTAGCAGATCTAAGCGGTGGAGAGCTGCAGAGGGTGGCAATAGCGGCTTGTCTGAGCAGGAGTGCAGACCTTTATATTCTGGATGAGCCAAGTGCGCACTTGGATATAGAACAAAGGGCTTTGGCGACCAGCATGATACGTCGATTTGCGGAAAACAATGATGTAGGTGTTCTGGTCGTGGATCACGATATTTATATGATCGATCTGCTCAGCGATGGATTGATGGTTTTTGAAGGTGAGCCCGGAGTACATGGACATGCCCTTGGTCCCTTTGAAATGCGTGAGGGTATGAACTGCTTCCTAAAGAAGGTGGATATCACCTTTAGGCGAGATGAAGAGAGCAAGAGACCGAGGGTAAATAAAATTGGATCAAAGCTGGACAGGGAGCAAAAAGCAAAGGGCGAGTATTATTACCAGGAGATATGA